In the genome of Christensenella timonensis, one region contains:
- a CDS encoding family 1 encapsulin nanocompartment shell protein, which produces MDYLSRESAPFSGELWNQIDEAVVDSARRILVGRRFLTIFGPLGAGAQSINIDSEKKTEEFNDGFVQTTGRQYAEIPQVYDDFFLLWRDIEASDKTGYPVDIASAMAAAESLSRREDKLIFFGNSALGVNGILNAPGANKVKRGDWSTGENAFSDVAKGISILDEKGYLGRYALILSPDLYLDLQRIQPGTGLMEIDRICRMVDGRVFRAPVLGSRRAVLVCCEPQYMDLVVGIDMTTAYLELVDLNHHMRVLETVLPRIKRQDAIVVFG; this is translated from the coding sequence ATGGATTATCTGTCAAGAGAAAGTGCGCCGTTTTCCGGAGAATTGTGGAACCAAATCGATGAAGCTGTGGTGGATTCTGCGCGCAGGATCCTTGTTGGGCGCCGGTTTTTAACGATCTTCGGGCCGCTTGGCGCGGGGGCGCAGAGCATCAACATCGATAGTGAAAAGAAAACGGAAGAATTCAATGATGGTTTCGTACAGACGACCGGGCGGCAATATGCCGAGATCCCGCAAGTCTACGATGACTTCTTCCTGCTGTGGCGTGACATCGAAGCAAGCGACAAGACCGGCTATCCGGTAGATATCGCCTCCGCCATGGCGGCAGCGGAATCCCTTTCCCGCCGGGAAGACAAGCTGATCTTCTTTGGAAACTCGGCTCTGGGGGTGAACGGTATCCTGAATGCGCCGGGCGCAAACAAAGTAAAGCGCGGCGATTGGTCTACGGGCGAAAACGCCTTTTCCGACGTCGCCAAAGGGATATCCATCCTCGATGAAAAGGGTTATTTGGGGCGTTATGCGCTCATCTTGAGTCCTGACCTGTATCTCGACCTGCAGCGGATCCAGCCGGGCACGGGCCTGATGGAGATCGACCGCATCTGCCGTATGGTAGACGGCCGCGTGTTCCGCGCTCCCGTACTGGGCAGCAGAAGAGCGGTGCTTGTCTGCTGTGAGCCGCAGTATATGGATCTTGTGGTGGGCATCGATATGACGACTGCCTACCTCGAGCTCGTTGACCTCAACCATCATATGCGTGTTTTGGAGACCGTTCTCCCGCGCATTAAGCGCCAGGATGCGATCGTCGTATTCGGCTGA
- a CDS encoding demethoxyubiquinone hydroxylase family protein, producing MPSFGDPFAGNVERKLTKDELIQAVRLDIAGELEAIYLYDAHVHATDDEVAKTVLADIRDEEKAHIGELMTLLRHLDPEEAEHFASGEGEVHEMMEELGLNPDSDKDAAPGSTVGSLWK from the coding sequence ATGCCAAGTTTTGGAGATCCATTTGCAGGGAATGTAGAAAGAAAATTGACAAAAGATGAACTTATACAGGCGGTACGTCTTGATATTGCAGGAGAGCTGGAAGCGATCTATCTTTACGATGCGCACGTCCACGCAACGGACGACGAGGTTGCAAAAACCGTACTTGCCGATATCCGCGATGAAGAAAAAGCGCACATCGGGGAGCTGATGACGCTTTTGCGCCACCTCGACCCGGAGGAAGCGGAACATTTCGCTTCCGGGGAAGGCGAAGTACACGAGATGATGGAAGAACTGGGATTGAACCCGGATTCCGACAAAGATGCTGCACCCGGCTCGACTGTCGGCAGCCTATGGAAATAA